A section of the Salarchaeum sp. JOR-1 genome encodes:
- a CDS encoding FAD-binding and (Fe-S)-binding domain-containing protein: protein MAVDDDYDSSGLTTSVDALGHDHPDVAEYAALASDLRDRVEGAVMFDEYAQILYATDGSIYQARPAGAVCPRDVADVQGAVEVAADHDVPILPRGTGSSLGGQTVGPGCVVLDLSRHMDDILDVSPGEKRATVQPGVVQDHLDDALAEHGLKFAPDPASSNRATIGGGIGNNSTGAHSVRYGITDAYTERLRVVLADGSIAETREIVLDSEEWDAVSTGDSLEARLYRTVREAVEENQDAIAERYPDLKRNVSGYTLDRVIYENEAGDECINLSTLFVGSEGTLGVVVEAELGLVTKPAETALALYFFDDLLDAMKAVPQALEYDVSAVELMDDELFDLARDSAEFAQYAEPIPGDAAAALMLEYDSELHDDFEAAIAATDERFLANGDAFDTLAAYSDAAQDDLWKLRKAAIPLLMGMQGDPKPYPFIEDATVPPDELAEYVQSFQDVLHEHGTSAAYFAHAGAGTLHIRPILNLKDEDGIEAMHSITEDVTDLVLEHHGSFSGEHGDGLARTEFNPKMYGPDIWQAFKDVKSAADPDWLMNPGTVVYREDNPTDTRDHLRYGAAYQSVEPQTEQDFTEEGGFSHLVELCNGCGTCRQTDSDTMCPTYRASGEEIQTTRGRANLLRAAISGELDEDELHSERFTEEVLDLCIGCKGCQSDCPTGVDMAKLKTEVKHDYHQEHGAGLRERLFANIDTVSKVGSMLAPVSNWGTSLPGARAVMESVLGIHRDRELPTFRRDTLETWLAERTPQVSEADAERKALLFPDTYTNYSYPEPGKAAVRVLEAAGVHVELAEDVTDSGRAAYSKGFLDAAKESARENVDALAAQVEAGWDVVFVEPSDAVMFQDEYRDFFPGTERAEAVAASAFGVCEYLDTYRLGENVDWTAPAESLSYHGHCNQKATNKDHHAVGVLRRAGYTVDAIDSGCCGMAGSFGYEDEHYELSQAIGRRLFRQVEESDGDQVVAPGASCRSQLGDRDGASTPPHPIERLEAAL, encoded by the coding sequence ATGGCTGTCGACGACGACTACGATTCCAGCGGACTGACGACGTCCGTCGACGCACTCGGACACGACCATCCCGACGTCGCGGAGTACGCAGCACTCGCGTCCGACCTCCGAGACCGCGTCGAGGGAGCGGTCATGTTCGACGAGTACGCCCAGATACTCTACGCGACCGACGGCAGCATCTACCAGGCCCGACCGGCCGGAGCGGTATGCCCGCGCGACGTCGCCGACGTGCAGGGCGCAGTCGAGGTCGCGGCCGACCACGACGTTCCGATCCTCCCACGCGGAACCGGCTCGTCGCTGGGCGGACAGACCGTCGGCCCCGGCTGTGTCGTTCTCGACCTCAGCCGACACATGGACGACATCCTCGACGTCTCGCCCGGTGAAAAGCGAGCGACCGTCCAACCGGGCGTCGTGCAAGACCACCTCGACGACGCGCTCGCCGAGCACGGACTCAAATTCGCGCCCGACCCCGCGTCCTCGAACCGTGCGACGATCGGGGGCGGCATCGGGAACAACTCCACGGGCGCTCACTCGGTCCGATACGGCATCACCGACGCGTACACGGAACGCCTCCGGGTCGTCCTCGCGGACGGGTCGATCGCGGAAACCCGAGAAATCGTCCTCGACTCCGAGGAATGGGACGCCGTCTCGACGGGCGACTCACTCGAAGCCCGGCTCTACCGGACGGTTCGAGAGGCCGTCGAGGAGAACCAGGACGCGATCGCGGAACGCTATCCGGATCTGAAGCGAAACGTCTCCGGCTACACCCTCGACCGCGTCATCTACGAGAACGAGGCGGGAGACGAGTGCATCAACCTCTCGACGCTCTTCGTCGGCTCCGAAGGAACGCTCGGTGTCGTCGTCGAGGCCGAGCTCGGACTCGTCACCAAGCCGGCGGAGACGGCGCTCGCGCTCTACTTCTTCGACGACCTCCTCGATGCGATGAAGGCCGTCCCGCAGGCCCTCGAGTACGACGTGAGTGCCGTCGAACTGATGGACGACGAGCTGTTCGACCTCGCACGCGACTCGGCGGAGTTCGCCCAGTACGCCGAACCGATTCCCGGGGACGCCGCGGCCGCGCTCATGCTCGAGTACGACTCCGAACTCCACGACGACTTCGAGGCGGCTATCGCGGCGACCGACGAGCGGTTCCTCGCGAACGGCGACGCCTTCGACACACTCGCGGCGTACTCCGACGCGGCACAGGACGACCTCTGGAAACTCCGCAAAGCCGCGATCCCCCTGCTGATGGGGATGCAGGGCGATCCGAAACCCTACCCGTTCATCGAGGACGCGACAGTTCCCCCCGACGAACTCGCGGAGTACGTCCAGTCGTTCCAGGACGTCCTTCACGAGCACGGCACGTCAGCGGCGTACTTCGCGCACGCGGGCGCCGGCACCCTCCACATCCGCCCCATTCTCAACCTCAAGGACGAGGATGGCATCGAGGCGATGCATTCGATCACCGAGGACGTCACGGATCTCGTTCTCGAACACCACGGGTCGTTCTCCGGGGAGCACGGCGACGGCCTCGCACGCACGGAGTTCAACCCCAAGATGTACGGGCCGGACATCTGGCAGGCGTTCAAGGACGTCAAGAGCGCCGCCGACCCGGACTGGCTGATGAACCCGGGAACGGTCGTCTACCGGGAGGACAACCCGACTGACACGCGCGACCACCTCCGCTACGGCGCGGCCTACCAGTCCGTCGAACCGCAGACCGAGCAGGACTTCACCGAGGAGGGCGGGTTCTCACATCTCGTCGAACTCTGTAACGGCTGTGGGACGTGCCGGCAGACGGACAGCGACACGATGTGTCCGACCTACCGCGCCTCCGGGGAAGAGATTCAGACGACGCGCGGTCGAGCGAACCTGCTTCGGGCGGCTATCAGCGGCGAACTCGACGAGGACGAACTCCACTCCGAGCGGTTCACGGAGGAGGTGCTCGACCTCTGCATCGGGTGTAAGGGGTGTCAGTCCGACTGTCCGACCGGCGTCGACATGGCGAAACTGAAGACGGAGGTCAAACACGACTACCACCAGGAGCACGGTGCGGGCCTCCGCGAGCGACTGTTCGCCAACATCGATACCGTCTCGAAGGTCGGCAGTATGCTCGCACCGGTCTCGAACTGGGGGACGTCCCTCCCCGGCGCTCGCGCGGTCATGGAGTCGGTGCTGGGCATCCACCGCGACCGCGAACTCCCGACGTTCCGCCGCGACACGCTCGAAACGTGGCTGGCCGAACGGACGCCGCAGGTCTCGGAAGCCGACGCCGAGCGGAAGGCCCTGCTCTTTCCGGACACGTACACTAACTACAGCTATCCCGAGCCGGGGAAGGCAGCGGTTCGCGTGCTCGAAGCCGCCGGCGTCCACGTCGAACTCGCCGAGGACGTCACCGATAGCGGCCGCGCCGCCTACTCGAAGGGCTTTCTCGACGCCGCAAAGGAGTCCGCCCGCGAGAACGTCGACGCGCTCGCCGCACAGGTCGAGGCCGGCTGGGACGTGGTCTTCGTCGAGCCCTCGGACGCGGTGATGTTCCAGGACGAGTACCGGGATTTCTTCCCCGGGACGGAGCGCGCCGAGGCCGTCGCGGCGAGCGCGTTCGGCGTCTGTGAGTACCTCGACACGTACCGGCTCGGCGAGAACGTCGACTGGACCGCGCCCGCGGAGTCGCTGTCCTATCACGGCCACTGCAACCAAAAAGCCACGAACAAAGACCACCACGCCGTCGGCGTGCTCCGCCGCGCCGGTTACACGGTCGACGCCATCGACTCGGGCTGCTGTGGGATGGCGGGTTCGTTCGGCTACGAGGACGAACACTACGAGCTCTCCCAGGCCATCGGTCGACGCCTGTTCCGCCAAGTCGAGGAGAGCGACGGCGACCAAGTCGTCGCACCCGGGGCGTCCTGTCGGAGTCAGCTCGGCGACCGCGACGGAGCGAGCACGCCCCCGCATCCGATCGAGCGCCTGGAGGCCGCGCTCTGA
- a CDS encoding aldehyde ferredoxin oxidoreductase family protein gives MTDLGGFHDHVARVDLSESEVNYESVDDEDAKKYIGARGLGVKYVFDNGIDVDPLGPDNLIAFMNGPLTGTQVTMSGRIAICTKSPIEGQVTDSHHGGWSGARLKWAGFDGLLFEGAADEPVYAYVEDGEVELRDASHLWGKGIHETQAIVEDELEGEYGKDLSIMTIGPGGENEVRYGCIINEDDRASGRGGTGAVMGSKNLKAVVIKSSTEMQQPADQETFREGHKQAMQLIQESEVTAPNEGGLSMYGTNVLMNATEEMDGLPAKNGKYSSTRSMRESEGVDTDAEQVSGETVRENILVDEPTCHSCPVACKKEVEVQAEHKGDELNVRMESFEYESAWALGPNSGHSNLDDSVLLIDKCNDLGIDTIDAGNTIAMAMEMTEEGKFDDLDEGVEWGDSEAMIDLLDRIAHREDEFADHLAGGLAHLEEAFDAEENSLAVKGQSMAAYDPRCMKGMAIGYATSNRGACHLRGYTPAAEILGIPEQVDPHEPEGKGELCVTFQDMHAISDSFDICKFNAFAEGIEEYVLQYNGMTGRDVTEEELMEAGERIYNLERYYNNLAGFDGDDDDLPGRFVEGHEDAIPAQGGAAGELAELDQLKDEYYEVRGWVDGVVPDEKLDDLGIDVGPGTGVSTGDSPAPADD, from the coding sequence ATGACTGACTTGGGTGGGTTCCACGACCACGTCGCACGGGTCGACCTCAGCGAGAGCGAGGTGAACTACGAGAGCGTCGACGACGAGGACGCGAAGAAGTACATCGGTGCGCGCGGACTCGGCGTCAAGTACGTCTTCGACAACGGAATCGACGTCGACCCACTCGGCCCCGATAATCTCATCGCGTTCATGAACGGGCCGCTGACGGGGACGCAGGTGACGATGAGCGGCCGGATCGCTATCTGTACGAAATCACCGATCGAGGGACAGGTAACGGACTCCCACCACGGCGGCTGGTCGGGCGCCCGCCTGAAGTGGGCCGGCTTCGACGGCCTTCTGTTCGAGGGCGCCGCCGACGAGCCCGTCTACGCCTACGTCGAGGACGGCGAGGTCGAACTCCGTGACGCCTCCCACCTGTGGGGGAAGGGTATCCACGAAACCCAGGCCATCGTCGAGGACGAACTCGAGGGCGAGTACGGCAAGGACCTCTCGATCATGACTATCGGGCCGGGCGGCGAGAACGAGGTGCGATACGGCTGCATCATCAACGAGGACGACCGGGCGTCCGGCCGCGGTGGCACCGGAGCCGTCATGGGGTCGAAGAACCTCAAGGCGGTCGTCATCAAGTCCTCGACGGAGATGCAACAGCCCGCCGATCAGGAGACGTTCCGCGAAGGCCACAAGCAGGCGATGCAACTCATCCAGGAGTCCGAGGTCACCGCGCCCAACGAGGGCGGACTCTCGATGTACGGAACCAACGTCCTGATGAACGCCACCGAAGAGATGGACGGCCTGCCGGCGAAGAACGGGAAATACTCCTCGACGCGCTCGATGCGTGAGTCCGAAGGCGTGGACACCGACGCCGAACAGGTCTCCGGGGAGACCGTCCGGGAGAACATCCTCGTCGACGAGCCGACCTGTCACTCCTGCCCAGTTGCCTGTAAGAAGGAGGTCGAAGTTCAGGCAGAGCACAAGGGCGACGAGCTCAACGTCCGGATGGAGTCCTTCGAGTACGAGTCCGCCTGGGCGCTCGGCCCGAACTCCGGCCACAGCAATCTCGACGACTCCGTGCTGTTGATCGATAAGTGCAACGACCTCGGCATCGACACCATCGACGCGGGCAACACCATCGCGATGGCTATGGAGATGACGGAGGAGGGGAAGTTCGACGACCTCGACGAGGGAGTCGAGTGGGGGGACTCCGAGGCGATGATCGACCTGCTCGACCGGATCGCCCACCGCGAAGACGAGTTCGCCGACCACCTCGCCGGCGGGCTCGCCCACCTCGAAGAAGCGTTCGACGCCGAAGAGAACTCCCTGGCGGTCAAGGGCCAGTCGATGGCCGCCTACGACCCCCGCTGCATGAAGGGGATGGCGATCGGGTACGCGACCTCGAACCGCGGGGCCTGCCACCTCCGGGGATACACGCCGGCCGCGGAGATCCTCGGCATCCCCGAACAGGTCGACCCGCACGAGCCCGAGGGGAAGGGCGAGCTCTGTGTCACCTTCCAGGACATGCACGCCATCTCCGACTCCTTCGATATCTGTAAGTTCAACGCCTTCGCGGAGGGGATCGAGGAGTACGTCCTCCAGTACAACGGCATGACCGGCCGTGACGTCACCGAGGAAGAACTGATGGAAGCCGGTGAACGCATCTACAACCTCGAACGCTACTATAACAACCTCGCCGGGTTCGACGGCGACGACGACGACCTCCCCGGCCGGTTCGTCGAAGGCCACGAGGACGCGATTCCCGCGCAGGGCGGCGCGGCGGGTGAACTCGCCGAGCTCGACCAACTGAAAGACGAGTACTACGAGGTTCGCGGATGGGTCGACGGCGTCGTCCCCGACGAGAAACTCGACGACCTCGGCATCGATGTCGGCCCCGGAACGGGCGTCTCCACCGGCGACTCCCCGGCCCCCGCCGACGACTGA